From Solanum stenotomum isolate F172 chromosome 2, ASM1918654v1, whole genome shotgun sequence:
aaattaggggacaaattcaaataaaagtgacatacaattacataaacactcaattttcaaaattattacgttgctcccataaatgctctattaatgcattacggagttcaaaatgagcatttttgtccttaatttttttatgtctagctaaaaattgttcaaaccggagattttcatctaccaccatttcaatagttggagttggagcctctatggcatcttgaattggtgcattaagatcacgttcatcctcaattatcatgttgtgcagtataatacatgtagtcattatatcatgtagcaCTTCCTTTCTCCAAAAACGTGACGGTCCTGCAATAATTGCAAAACGTGATTGCAAAACTCCGAATGCACGTTCAACATCTTTTCGGCACGATTCTTGTTTCATCgcgaaatatttcttttgttgggaATGAGGATCACGAATAGTTTGAACAATTGTAGACCATTTAGGATATATACCATCAGCTAAATAATAACCCATATCGTATTCTTTTCCTTGAATAACATAATGGGCGGGAGGCGCAATACCGCTAGCAAGATTGGAAAATAAATGTGATGACTCTAAAACATTAATATCGTTATTGGTGCCAGGCAAACCAAAATAAGCATGCCATATCCAAAGGTCATAATCAGCAACAGCTTCAAGAATAATTGTTGGTGATCCACTACGACCTGCGTATTGCCCAGCCCATGCCGTTGGACAATTTTTCCATTTCCAGTGCATGCAATCTAGACTACCTAACATTCCTGGGAAACCACGTTGCTCACCAATGTGTAGAAGCCTCGCAACATCGTTAGGTGTTGGTGATCTCAAATATCGCTCACCAAAAACCTCTACAATAGCTCGACAAAATCTCTTCATACTTTCAATCGTAGTTGACTCTCCAATTTTCACGTATTCGTCAGTGGCATCCGCTGGCAAACCATATGCCAACATTCTAAACACAGCAGTAATTTTTTGCAAAGTAGATAATCCAAATCTACCTAGTGCATCAATGCGTTGTTCAAAGTACGTGTCGTGATCTTTAATTGCATCAACGATACGAAGAAACAAATTGCGGGACATTCTATAACGACGGcgaaatattgcatcattaaaGCGTGGTGTGGCTGAAAAATAATCACGAAATAAATTATCATCTGCCGCCTCACGATCACGATTGATTACCACATGACCTGGAATGGAGCCACCTATGAAAACTTCATTAGTATGGTTTTGTAGAACTTGTTGGAACATGTAGTTGTTCATACGTAGTTGATTTATTAAATTATCATGGTGTTCTGTACTAGGAAAAAAATCCAAATCTAACGAAGATGATGACGAAGAAGAAAAAtcttcatcattattattagaaCAATCTCCAAGATTGAAATTCATTTTCAAAGGACAAACCAAATTACTTTAATATgttttgaaatgaaatgaatgtgcagACTTCAAGTGGTAAATGGTATTCATTATATAATATGTAATGttttatctaaaaaatattaaatgtacTGATGAGAATCTCATCCAACCGTTTATAATAAGATGAAATCCATCTAATGGTGAATATGAAGATTACATTCTATCTTAATACGGTAAAATCTTATCCACACGGTGTATACATTAAACGAATACAATTTTTATTGTTACGTAATAAAGTAAAACAcgagttaattaattaaaattgcgtaaaatgaattattaattcaaacacATGAGATGCATGTATTAGATTGTTGTATACATTATGTGCGGATAAATTTTACTCGATTAATAtctacatataattttttttatctaaaataaCTTTGAGATAACTATGAGAATCTCATCCTACGGTTAAAAATATGGTGAAATTCATCCAAtagtaaaaatcaaaattacatTCTATCCTATTTATCTACatgcaattttattttatctagaAGTAATTTTTTGAGATAAGGATGAAAATCTCATCCTATGGTTAAAAATATAGTGAAATCCATCCCATGGTGAAAATGAAGATTACACTATCCAATTAATATTTATAGATAATTTTTacttatctaaaaaaaaatttgagataaGGATGAAAATCTCATCCaatggttaaaaataaagtgaaatccATCCCATGGTAAAAAGCAAAACTTACGTTCTATATGTAtaatattatgttatgtattgtattgttatcttgtatttaaattattatgttatgtattgtattgttatcttgtatttaaattatcatatcatgtattgtatttttaaattaaattttttcatcttgCCATTTTAAATTTGCGTAttctttataatgaaaattaataataaaataaaattttattattcacgaaaattagaaaaaaaaattaaaatactattaatttgaaattaaaatagtatatattaaataatgtttttaaaaaatattatgttacatttaaaaaagaattatgaatattagatatttaattaatggaattatatgaaaaataatatgttaactacaaaataatagaaaataataataaaataatgaaaaagtgaaatagagaggtgaatagtagttctccaaatttggagaactactattcacctctctataaatGGAGAATAGAGAGTAATTTAGAGGGTGGTTGGAGAGCcctttctctattttactctccaaatatagagaatggagagtaaaatagagtggggttggagatggtcttagttctccaaatttggagaactactattcacatTCTCTATTTCActtattgattattttattattatttctattacttctaattaacatattattttacatataatgtcattaattaaatatctaatattcacaattctttttaaatgtaatataatattttaaaatatatattatttaatatatactactttcatcccgaattaatagtattttaattttttctaattttcatcaataatataatttgattttactattaattttcactataaagaatacccaaaattaaaatgataagatgaaaattttagtttgaaaatacaatacataatatgataatttaaatacaagataacaatacaatccataacacaataatttaaatacaagataaattacaatacaatacataacataataattaattcgcGATAACAAAGCAAGAATCATGCCGAAAAGATGTTGAACGTGCATTTGGAGTTTTGCAATCACGTTTTACAATTATTGCAAGACCGTCACGTTTTTGGAGAAAGGAAGtgctacatgatataatgactacatgtattatactgtacaacatgataattgaggatgaacgtgatcctaatgcaccaattcaagatggCGTAGAGGCTCCAACTCCAACGACAGAAATGGTGGTAGATAAAAATCTccgatttgaacaatttttagctagatataagaaaatttaaggacaaaaatgctcattttgaactccttaatgcattaatagagtaTTTATGGGCGCAAcgtaataatttcaaaaattgagtatttatgtaattatatttcacgtttatttgaatttgtccattaatttgtataatatataatattttcttgcaatttatgttatttaaaaatttagaataaaatataattttatattaaataaaaattttgaaaaaaataaaattttatatcacatgataattatataaagtaattattggggaaaaaataaaggatttatatatgaaataagaaaataaaaatgaaatagaaataataatataatattgaggagagagaaaaagattctttttaaaaagtaaaatagagaattagGTTGAAATTagttgtctgaaaaaataaaaaattatatatttaaattttagagagtaaaatagagtgtagGGTTGGTGATGCCTAAGGTGACCCATGTGAGAGATAAATAATAAATGGTGGAGAGGGGATTAGAGTAGATTTTGTATATGTGAATATTATCTACCCCACCATGTGATAAGTGGGTCCAATAATGCCATTTAGATCAATCATCATCAATAAcccaaaaatgaacaaataccTTTATATGTGTCATTCTCCTATTGTACTAAATTATCTACTCACAGTTTGCAAACCACTCAAATTTCGACGCGTGTGTGTCTGAATGATCAAATATACCTGACTTTATTAGTCATTTTTCTAAACTTGTTCATGCATGATGTTGTTTGGAAATATGTGATTACTTATCACCTACTAACTTTTTTTGTAAGTAGTGTTTTAGTTTGTTGTCACAACTCAACTAATTGTCCAATTTTAGTTAGTTTCCTAGGGCTAGTGGTTCCCAATATGCTTTAAGTCCAAAAACTTGGCAACTAAAAGTGTGATTCTAGTTGGTGAATATACAACATTAACTTTCGGTCGGTGAATATACcacaaattataataaataaattattgtcgaaaaataaaatgacataaataaattaataaatattcaGGCTGATGCACCAATATTtcactctctttaaggagattcaaagTCAACATCGGGTATAATCTACACCAATTTCACAATATATCTCTTGACCTATCccttaatttataaaattatgatcACTATACATTGTATTATGCTCTTTTCGTTTCAAAATATTCATTATATTTCACTTCCCGAGAGTTAATTTCTGAAACaagaaaatatcattcatatataatacTAACATTAATCAGAATGTTTAACCATGCCATTACAATCAAGTACATCAAGTGAAGAATCACAAAAACAGAAAACCAAACATAgtgaaaattaaatgaaaacacTTAGTTTTTAAGGGGTAATGTACACAGTGAAGTGTGTAATTGTTTCAAGACCATCAGTTGTATGTTGATCAACATGAGGCATAGTCTCAATTGTTGCATATCCTTTGGcattttcatattttccagTACCTCCAATGATTGCAATGTGTGAAATTGGTGTCGCGGTCCTATGGATTCCAAAAAAGCTAATAGTGTCATCAACTTCATGTCCATGTTCACCATGGAACAGAGTTGTTAATGCTAGTGTATGGCTCGTCCCATCGGACGAGCTTGTTAGGTAAAACCCCTGTGCTCtaccaagaattgatgatcCCAATTCTTGTCCTTCTGATATTTCGTTGTCCACGACAGTTATGGATCCAAACATGAGTTGTTGAAGGGTAATACCACTGGGAAGTTGCCCTGCTGTGACAAATGGTTGGTTGTCACCGGTATTGACAATGTCGTTGTTGCCTGTGTTTTGTAAGACGGTGTTGGGCTGTTGTTGTCCGTTTAGGCCTGCTAGGAAAgggtagttgttgttgttgacaaTGTCGTTGATGTTGTTTAGGGGAACTCCACCGTCTAGTGGGAAGACGTTGTTGTTGGCCTTGGTGAAAGGTAAGTTGTTAGCGTCAGTGCTAGCTACGATGCCTGTGACTACTCTCCCCGAAGGGTGTGTACCACCAAGGATGTCATGCATGAAGAATGAAAATTTAGAGTGGTCCAAAGCCACTGTGGCACCAGATGCTGTTGTAGCTCCTGGTGCCACATTGGTAGCAGGTGCTGCTGCTCCAGTGTCTGCTGCCACTGGAGTAGCAGGGGCTACAGGTGCTGCTGCTCCAGTGTCTGTTGCCACTGGAGCAACAGAGACTACAGGGGCTGCTGCTCCAGTGTCTGTTGCCACTGGAGCAGCAGGAGCTACATCAGGCTCAGGTTCAGCTGGCAAATCAGCTGTAGGAGCTATTGGAACAGTAGGGGCTGGCTCAGGAGAATCATCATCTATAGGTGCTACGTTCGAATCAGGAGTGGTGACTGTGGCTGGGAAGTGGCCACTTGGCAATGAGGATACCGGGGCCACCACCACAGGAGCCACAACGGGTTCATCTGAACTCACTTCGTCAAGAATTCTTGCTGAATTAGCATAGTTAAATGAGAGGGCTAATAGCAAAATGCAAAAAGTGGCTTTGAAGGTTTTAGACCAAAATTGAGTAAATTtgaccatttttttttcttgttgctATGATGATTGATGAGATGAAACAAATTAAGAATTTAATTAGCAGAATGTTTTGTTGATGAGAAAAGAGTTTAGGCTAATTgagtatatatatgtttatttcctATTAAGTGGAGCTGATGAAATGGTTTAGttacaaaacacaaaattaatttaaaaagtttaaaggCATTTGTTTTGTTGAACCTACCCTGTTAATGTTTTTAATTGATCATAGAATACTTGTTATAAAATCCCGAGGAATTTGTATTAGTGTTTTAAAATGTTTCAATTGCTAGTAAAGAAGGGACTagtaattggaaaaaaaatcaactcgTTCCCAGatgtttatatcaaatcatattATACTTTGTGATagttaattatgaatttaagtgataaatacattaatttgatgtaaataTTGAGCACCAGTATgtttaataatatgaaaaggTACAAGTACTGGTTAGTATGAGTTGGTCCAGGCTTGGAGTTGTTAATGGCTTAATGAAGTGGTTTACTTGTGGATTTGCCTAACAAATACACAATAATGAATCTTATATTAGTTAATCATTGTCTCTAAAAGAAGCATTTTTAATTcaaagaaatatttaatttaactgTATGAATTTGGAGTTTTCATAATTCAAAGAAATATTTATGTAACTTTTATCTTCCATGTGTGCTTCTTAAGTCTTTTGACATATgtcatcatttttaattttgtacaaCTCCGTTATGTTACTTTAGCAAAAATCAtgatcattaaaaaataaataatatagtgTGTACGTAGTTTattaaattatctttatttaataaatgtcttttgaaaatttgaacaCTTTTAAGTAGATTGCGTATAACTTGTAagtatataattgaaaaaaacatataatttttaccatgaatttctaaAATGCCCAAAAttaaacacttattttgaaacgAAGAAATAACATAACACACATCCATCTTAGCATCTACGACACTCATCTTGCTCATGTGTTGAATTTTAACAACCTATCATTTATTCTCACATAACATTATTGGTTTTATAATTGTTCTATTAAGACTCATATTTTACATTTTGGTATATATGTGTAACACTAACATTTTAATCTACCGTTATATCCGCATAGAATAACTAGCATAAAAGTCAATTTAGATACCACAATCCCATCTAATTTCACCTCACCTTCACTATTTTTGTACTAATTTATTTCTCTACAATATCTCTtagtataattaaataatttaataagcAAAGCTAGAAGACATTTAGAGcccatttggattgacttaaaaaagtactagcttttaagtcaaaaataaaaaatgaaattgaaatgacttttaagtcaaaaaataaaaagtagggagagacctacttttgatttttaacttattttatgtaatttttaacttgtcaaatattttctaacttattttaagtcatttttgacctattttaagttatttttatatttgtcaaacttCTACGAgtaaaaaattgacttaaaagtaagtttgaccaacttttaagtcaatccaaatacc
This genomic window contains:
- the LOC125854630 gene encoding protein ALP1-like, coding for MNFNLGDCSNNNDEDFSSSSSSSLDLDFFPSTEHHDNLINQLRMNNYMFQQVLQNHTNEVFIGGSIPGHVVINRDREAADDNLFRDYFSATPRFNDAIFRRRYRMSRNLFLRIVDAIKDHDTYFEQRIDALGRFGLSTLQKITAVFRMLAYGLPADATDEYVKIGESTTIESMKRFCRAIVEVFGERYLRSPTPNDVARLLHIGEQRGFPGMLGSLDCMHWKWKNCPTAWAGQYAGRSGSPTIILEAVADYDLWIWHAYFGLPGTNNDINVLESSHLFSNLASGIAPPAHYVIQGKEYDMGYYLADGIYPKWSTIVQTIRDPHSQQKKYFAMKQESCRKDVERAFGVLQSRFAIIAGPSRFWRKEVLHDIMTTCIILHNMIIEDERDLNAPIQDAIEAPTPTIEMVVDENLRFEQFLARHKKIKDKNAHFELRNALIEHLWEQRNNFEN
- the LOC125854632 gene encoding dirigent protein 24-like — encoded protein: MVKFTQFWSKTFKATFCILLLALSFNYANSARILDEVSSDEPVVAPVVVAPVSSLPSGHFPATVTTPDSNVAPIDDDSPEPAPTVPIAPTADLPAEPEPDVAPAAPVATDTGAAAPVVSVAPVATDTGAAAPVAPATPVAADTGAAAPATNVAPGATTASGATVALDHSKFSFFMHDILGGTHPSGRVVTGIVASTDANNLPFTKANNNVFPLDGGVPLNNINDIVNNNNYPFLAGLNGQQQPNTVLQNTGNNDIVNTGDNQPFVTAGQLPSGITLQQLMFGSITVVDNEISEGQELGSSILGRAQGFYLTSSSDGTSHTLALTTLFHGEHGHEVDDTISFFGIHRTATPISHIAIIGGTGKYENAKGYATIETMPHVDQHTTDGLETITHFTVYITP